In Deinococcus maricopensis DSM 21211, one genomic interval encodes:
- a CDS encoding AAA family ATPase — translation MRSIRLKNLRSLKDTGTIEIKPITLLLGENSSGKSTFLRVFPMLKQSTEAKTKGPLLWYGRYVDFGSYTEAIGRYANGENIELEFGVTAPSMLPYGTYRMRQIYPQAFPVKVSIRLEGSSDGATTYTRSCSLNLFGHTITIGFDENQKVMSFLVNSSDFTRFTQKWIVGNQRLGSGSNIIPVPIDLSRAGNRPIEYDMYYNSLFYILSGVLRTDLHSDVSSEQLYRIIHSLKIGQDEEMLSALRDSNPSLKRWSNKVNGWTIDNPKFRAIRDLYLGIIASSLLSACNQQINIYTRNTKYIAPLRATAERYYRFQDLATDEMDFQGRNLFLILQNMTRNEREDFSSWTLDAFGFSVRAVQTGGHTAIKIREKDSTHETSIADMGFGFSQVLPILVQLWFAASSKPSQRTNFPITFAIEQPELHLHPRMQARLADILYITIKKARESKVNLRLIVETHSETIINRLGLRVAQKEIDESDLSVVIFEKRFSQEYASTSVVRYDKNGLMSDWPLGFFEAEA, via the coding sequence ATGCGCTCAATAAGACTAAAAAACTTAAGAAGTTTGAAAGATACAGGCACAATTGAAATTAAGCCTATAACTTTATTACTTGGCGAAAATAGCTCTGGAAAGAGCACTTTTCTTAGAGTTTTTCCTATGCTTAAACAAAGCACTGAAGCCAAAACGAAGGGACCCTTGCTTTGGTATGGTCGATACGTCGATTTCGGAAGCTATACAGAAGCAATAGGTCGCTATGCAAATGGAGAAAATATTGAGCTTGAGTTTGGGGTTACAGCCCCTTCAATGCTCCCGTATGGAACTTACAGGATGCGTCAAATCTATCCTCAAGCATTTCCTGTGAAAGTATCTATTCGGCTTGAAGGCTCTTCAGATGGAGCAACAACTTATACAAGATCGTGCTCACTGAATCTTTTTGGGCATACGATTACCATAGGTTTTGATGAGAATCAAAAAGTAATGTCATTTTTGGTAAATAGTTCAGATTTCACTAGATTTACTCAAAAATGGATTGTGGGAAATCAGCGCCTAGGTAGTGGAAGCAACATCATTCCTGTTCCTATAGATCTTTCTAGAGCCGGGAATAGACCAATAGAATATGACATGTATTACAATAGTTTATTTTATATTCTTAGCGGTGTTCTTCGTACAGATCTACATTCAGATGTCAGCAGCGAGCAGCTATATCGCATAATTCATAGTCTAAAGATTGGGCAAGACGAAGAGATGCTCTCTGCATTAAGGGATTCAAACCCATCACTTAAACGTTGGAGCAATAAAGTCAATGGATGGACAATTGATAATCCCAAATTCAGAGCGATTAGAGATCTATATCTAGGGATCATAGCCTCTTCCCTGCTAAGTGCTTGCAATCAGCAAATAAATATCTATACTCGCAACACTAAATATATAGCACCCTTAAGAGCTACCGCCGAAAGATATTACAGGTTTCAAGATCTTGCAACAGATGAAATGGATTTTCAGGGCCGAAATTTATTTTTGATACTTCAAAACATGACACGCAACGAGAGAGAGGATTTTTCGAGCTGGACGCTTGATGCCTTTGGATTCTCCGTGAGAGCAGTTCAAACAGGCGGTCACACAGCAATTAAAATTAGAGAAAAGGACTCTACACATGAGACAAGCATTGCCGACATGGGTTTTGGCTTCTCACAAGTTCTTCCCATTTTAGTTCAGTTATGGTTTGCAGCTTCTTCAAAACCATCACAACGCACAAACTTTCCCATAACATTTGCTATAGAGCAACCGGAATTGCACCTTCATCCACGCATGCAAGCCAGATTAGCAGATATATTATACATAACTATAAAAAAGGCGAGAGAATCTAAGGTCAACTTGCGGCTGATAGTAGAAACACATAGTGAGACGATTATAAATCGACTTGGCTTAAGAGTTGCACAAAAAGAAATTGACGAATCTGATTTGTCTGTGGTTATTTTTGAAAAACGATTTTCCCAAGAATATGCGTCAACTTCAGTAGTGCGTTATGACAAAAATGGACTTATGAGCGACTGGCCTCTTGGATTTTTTGAAGCGGAGGCTTGA
- a CDS encoding recombinase family protein: protein MTTKAIAYFRVSREKQAQSGLGLEAQAAAVTAFVQQRGYDVVAEYTEVETGTSKRRRIEIHRAIEHAKREGAVLLIAKLDRLSRNLHFVSGLMESGVRFTAVDMSEANHLSIQIMAVMAEQEARAISTRTREALKAAKARGVKLGSPKPMTEEVRAKGRAQVSQGFQEAYRQNYGYIRLMKDSGLSLRGIATRLNQEGYRTRSGALWTPVQVSRVLTKLVA, encoded by the coding sequence ATGACGACCAAGGCCATTGCTTATTTTCGAGTTAGCCGAGAGAAACAAGCGCAAAGTGGTCTTGGTTTGGAGGCGCAAGCTGCTGCTGTCACAGCGTTTGTGCAGCAGCGAGGGTACGACGTTGTGGCGGAGTACACCGAAGTCGAGACGGGAACCAGTAAGAGGCGGCGCATTGAGATCCATCGGGCGATAGAGCATGCCAAACGAGAAGGTGCCGTCTTGCTAATCGCCAAGTTAGATCGGCTGTCTCGCAACCTCCATTTTGTCTCTGGCTTGATGGAGTCCGGCGTTCGCTTTACTGCTGTCGATATGTCAGAAGCCAATCATCTCTCGATCCAAATCATGGCCGTGATGGCAGAACAAGAAGCCCGAGCCATCAGCACCCGCACCCGAGAAGCTCTCAAGGCTGCCAAGGCGAGAGGCGTCAAACTTGGCTCTCCAAAACCCATGACTGAAGAGGTAAGGGCCAAAGGACGTGCGCAGGTAAGCCAGGGCTTTCAAGAGGCATACCGGCAGAACTACGGGTACATCCGTCTGATGAAAGACAGTGGCTTATCCCTTCGGGGGATTGCAACTCGACTGAACCAAGAAGGCTATAGGACACGTTCTGGTGCCCTATGGACACCTGTGCAGGTCAGCCGAGTGCTCACCAAGCTCGTCGCATGA